A window of Penaeus chinensis breed Huanghai No. 1 chromosome 9, ASM1920278v2, whole genome shotgun sequence genomic DNA:
gtaatatattcattGTTATGGTATAGAGTCTGGTATTTACAACTACTATATAACTAATTCCTATTGTCCTCTCTTTAAGGATTGGTTGTGATAACAGCAGTTGCCGGATATGCCATGGCCCCAGCTCCCTTAGATCCCTCCACATTGCTGCTTTGCTCGGTAGGCACTGGTCTGGTGTCAGCGGCAGCCAATACAATAAACCAAATATGTGAGGTTCCATACGACTCTCAGATGGATCGTACCAAGAACAGAATTTTAGTACGAGGTAGGATATTGTAATGTGTGCTGtacttgttgttactgtggcTACATTTATCAGATACAAAATGTGAACTTATAAAGCAGTTGTGGCAATATATTTTCCATAATAGTTCTAAATGTAGTTTCTTGTATACTAATATaacttgtttattttgttcaGGACTTATCAGCCCCCTGCATGCCGTATGCTTTGCTACTGTTTGCAGTACAACTGGCATTGCAATGTTATACTATGGGGCTAATGGTCTAGCCGCCAGTCTGGGTGCTGTGAACCTTTTGCTGTACACCTGTGCTTATACTCCCATGAAGAGACTTAGTATAATTAATACTTGGGTGGGATCAGTAGGTTAGTCATACTTTATTACCTTGTTacattgcttttgtgtgtgtgtgtgtgtgtgtgtgtgtgtgtgtgtgtgtgtgtgtgtgtgtgtgtgtgtgtgtgtgtgtgtgtgtgtgtgtgtgtgtgtgtgtgtgtttaaacaattCTTTTTATAAAGTgagcaatacatatataataagcaATTTTATTCATCATCCTATGAATATTGTAAATTGAAGGACAACTTCCTtttgatgaaaatggaaatgacaaGTGCTTAAAACTGATTCATGATTTCAGTGGGTGCTATTCCTCCTATGATTGGATGGGCAAGCTGTTCGGGGAGCCTCGAAGCTGGTGCCTGGGTTATGGCAGGTGTCTTGTTCGCCTGGCAGTTCCCACATTTCAATGCCTTGTCTTGGAATCTGCGGCAAGACTATTCCCGAGCTGGCTATCGGATGATGTCTGTTACCAATCCAGGTTTGTTGATAAGCTCCATTTTttgagtaattattattgtaaattgAAGTTTAATTTGATATTCTCAGATATTTGCATGTTctgaatataattttttcttcctcttttttttttttctttttttttttctcttttttctttttttatttataatattcagCCATTACTGCAAGGAACATGTACAGTCCACTGTAATTTTATTGAATAAATTAGAAGGCCTCCATGACCTCACCAGATATCCCTTATTCTTGAGTTTTtgggatattttctttttctgttattatcattgatactgttaatattgttattgacattatgattattgtaatttattAACAAttctatatataacaataataaaaataacaaagaaatatttctgaaaatcaaggaaaagggtaaacaggtaagttAGGTCAAACTAGTAATTGCCTTCTtcgtgactaagcacttgtggagtcatctgtatgtaaacaaataaataagctaAAATCACTGTGGAcctgacatgtatgtacatgctatcCTTGGTGGCAGtgggtaaaaaggaaaagagattaaTAGAAAAAAACCTTCATAAATCCAGTGTTTAGTTCATATTTTCATACACCCTTTGAGTTCACAGTTCTAGATTATTATTCATTACATGTTAGGCAGCTTCAATCCAAAGCCTTAACTTCCTTAAGTTCTCAGTAAGTGGATCAATGCCCTTGAGCCTGTATTGCTCAGTGCTGCTGCCATCTGTGTTTATACCTGGGAATACGGAACATTGACAGGGTGACAGATAATAGGTGTTGTGACTGATACGTACTCACAGGGCATCTTCTTGTGGAATGCAATAACTAAGTCTTGTGAAAGATAAGTTGGTTGCCTTGGAAAGTTTTAGTGAATTGTGAGTATGTACTTTTTTATCCATTCCTTtaccatatttatatttgttattccaTGCCAACATGCTCTTGTGGGTAAAAACCCTTTCTGTTCAGCACCTTGATTATTTGGCTTCTAATTACAGTAGAGCAGAAAGGCAATGCTGGGGTCTTACAATGCAAAATGCCCTAAACAcctatataatttgaatataaatttcttattttatttttgtcttataatTTCTCAAACATGAAATGACAAATACCTTACTATCACATGTTTTACTCAAGTTTATAGTAATTACACACTGACACTTCATTTACTCTTTAGGtgttaataatggttaatggataATTTTTAAacaatgtgctagacatcaatggtcgtatagcattatagtaaattattgtggtgaaaagggcaaAATTGAGTTGATGATTAAGATAAGTGAACAGAAggggattaagaaaaaaaagagaaggaaaggaggagaagaaaagaccatacaaACTTAGTtcaggtgagggctgaggtccaaggtaggggtgatcccaaCACTGGGCCTCAGTGTCTGCCTCCTAAGCCCTCCCATGACATCGACAAGCAAGGGGTTGAGGGGTTAGATGTTAATAATATattcaaaaagaaataaaaagtattttaaaaatacctcattcttttttgtgttattcataatgaaatttatattatatatatatatatatatatatatatatatatatatatatatatatttaataagatAAACTGCTTTGTTTCCAGTGCTGTGTCGCAAGGTTGCTTTAAGATATAGTTTAGCAATGATCGGCATCTGTACACTTGCACCAGCGATTGATGTTACAACGTGGATGTTTGCAGTGGATTCTTTGCCAGTGAACGGGTACCTCACATATCTTGGTAAGTGTCTcagtcttcatttttattttagaaGTGAAGTTagtctgtaatgatgataatgatagacatgCTCACATTTGCATACAGATTATGCTGATGACATCTCTGTTTACCATTACAGCATGGAGATTTTATCAAGATGCCGACAGCAAGAGTTCGAGAAAGCTGTTCTTGTTCACCCTCATCCATCTCCCTGCCATTATGATGCTTATGATTATTAgtaaaaaacattataacaaaaaagaaagtaaagattcAGCATTAGCAGAGGGCAGCCAGCGCCATTCAGAGAGACAAGAGTTAACAAAAGAAGTCACGTGATTTTAGGCAAAATTATTAGTGCTTGATATTCCGTATATGGAAttcaaagtaaagaaaatattcaTAAGTGATTGTTTTGGAtgacagggagagtgagtgtaGTTTGGTGTAACAGATTTGTAAATTAGGAGAATTATTTTAAACACATGTCCACATATATTTAAAAGACAAAACTCATTTCCGGGCATTCTGGAGATTTTGAATTATGATCGGTATCTTTTTCTAAATTTGGTCTTATGTTGCTTTTGTCCTTTTTCATAAACTTGCAGGTTGATTGTTAATAAAGCATTTACATTCTGAaaaataattgttgttactgcatTTTTGTGGCAGTTATTTTTAAAAGGTTTATGTAACacagcagcatatatatatatggataatgtacaaaaatgtatataatgtaaatgaggattaaagaaaaaaatggattctACGAATTTTACTTCATAAAACCAGTTGCCAGCTGATTATTTCTTAAGCTAAATTAAGTCTTTAATAACTAAATGCActtctactgttattgttattgttattgttattattattattattattattattattatcattattattattattattatcattatcattattattattattataatttttatatgttattattatgaagcaATTATTGAAAACTAGTAGAGGTTGCTGTCAaggattgttttctctctctctctctctctctctctctctctctctctctctctctctctctctctctctctctctctctctctctctctctctctctctctctctctctctctttctttctttttgataggtgtgattcattttgttttgtttgttttttcccccaTTTATACTTTAGTCCAAGCATTGTCAAGTAACACATGTTTTGTCAACGTTCAGATGACTTTTTGCTCAgat
This region includes:
- the LOC125028830 gene encoding protoheme IX farnesyltransferase, mitochondrial-like, translated to MSNMVWAQGLKTLVLAGQSSSIGLVRSSQAPLLAWKAGLRIFPHRKYVHNRNVSPSIYQLSGLQDGDGTEESVKEVPVTRANGNGQSSNIKVLLIDKSRALKSLTSRETPVIHDAGAGAIVDVRAREQERESVSDEKNEAVEVRLQVTQLLQNSRASVKTASNLQPYNEDIEYIDEAKDRWSQKTELVGALKPEDLDWRPQMLNISKLGTYYAGLAKSRLTGLVVITAVAGYAMAPAPLDPSTLLLCSVGTGLVSAAANTINQICEVPYDSQMDRTKNRILVRGLISPLHAVCFATVCSTTGIAMLYYGANGLAASLGAVNLLLYTCAYTPMKRLSIINTWVGSVVGAIPPMIGWASCSGSLEAGAWVMAGVLFAWQFPHFNALSWNLRQDYSRAGYRMMSVTNPVLCRKVALRYSLAMIGICTLAPAIDVTTWMFAVDSLPVNGYLTYLAWRFYQDADSKSSRKLFLFTLIHLPAIMMLMIISKKHYNKKESKDSALAEGSQRHSERQELTKEVT